A stretch of the Zeugodacus cucurbitae isolate PBARC_wt_2022May chromosome 6, idZeuCucr1.2, whole genome shotgun sequence genome encodes the following:
- the LOC105215213 gene encoding uncharacterized protein LOC105215213: protein MDKNKDTKSSKDSKSTKKSMGENGKCESKETTEVKRERSVRDSKILKDVKETKSEQRRERGFKSEHESRREHDRDDRNERYSKSDHETRKDREGKCNYQSKSERNSRSELEHRRQRESRSERELRNVKSTRGIRSERDSRDVKRTSGNKTKKEETVDHKILMQDIKELIMRALECELSGHLLEARMLYEESLVKLQICSAKEQNEDILESYKKYLSSYEKHVQRLRDQIEQNLFSCKIIEHIAIPEGSRGRSYEKLIGCYLNEKVSVVHIYEPCLTQSSQLENLINFVEVLVKNCPNLMFLRVITRASPKSSNLQMDVLHDLREELESGNISFNYQFDEQLRKPRVVFNTGVVIRCRRGLHIFKPLTKYYKLGLYDYDFRRCESAEVDIYQGKPFSESISKADRTDLMESLLHA from the exons ATGGATAAAAATAAGGACACAAAATCATCCAAAGACTCTAAATCCACAAAGAAATCTATGggggaaaatggaaaatgtgagAGTAAAGAAACAACTGAAGTTAAAAGAGAGCGAAGTGTAAGAGACTCCAAAATCCTTAAAGATGTAAAGGAAACAAAGAGCGAACAAAGAAGAGAACGAGGGTTTAAGAGCGAACATGAAAGTAGAAGAGAACATGATCGCGATGACAGAAATGAGCGTTACTCGAAATCAGACCACGAGACCCGAAAAGATCGCGAAGGAAAATGCAACTATCAAAGTAAAAGTGAACGAAATTCACGAAGCGAATTAGAGCATCGAAGACAGCGTGAATCAAGGAGCGAACGCGAATTGAGAAATGTGAAAAGTACGAGAGGTATTAGAAGCGAGCGTGATTCAAGAGATGTAAAACGAACTAGTGGTAACAAAACAAAGAAGGAAGAAACTGTCGATCACAAAATATTGATGCAAGACATTAAAGAGCTCATAATGCGAGCGCTTGAATGCGAACTAAGCGGTCACCTATTAGAGGCACGAATGCTGTACGAAGAAAGTCTCGTAAAGCTGCAAATCTGTTCGGCTAAGGAACAAAACGAAGATATATTAGAAAGCTACaa AAAATATCTCAGTAGTTATGAGAAACATGTGCAGCGTCTACGAGATCAAATCGAACAGAACTTGTTTAGCTGTAAGATAATTGAACACATCGCCATCCCAGAGGGCTCAAGGGGTCGCAGCTATGAAAAGCTAATCGGTTGCTATTTGAATGAAAAAGTATCGGTGGTCCATATTTACGAACCATGTCTCACGCAAAGCTCCCAATTGGAAAACTTGATTAACTTCGTCGAGGtgcttgtgaaaaattgtccCAATCTAATGTTTTTGCGTGTAATTACTCGCGCCAGTCCCAAGTCGAGCAATCTGCAAATGGATGTGCTACACGATTTGCGCGAAGAGCTGGAGAGTggcaatatttcatttaactacCAATTCGATGAGCAATTAAGGAAACCGCGTGTTGTCTTCAACACTGGCGTAGTCATACGCTGTAGGCGTggcttacatatttttaaacccTTAACTAAGTACTACAAGTTGGGCCTTTACGACTACGACTTCCGTCGTTGCGAAAGCGCGGAGGTGGATATTTATCAAGGCAAACCCTTTTCAGAATCTATCTCGAAAGCGGACAGAACGGATCTAATGGAAAGTTTGCTGCACGCTTAG
- the LOC128922666 gene encoding uncharacterized protein LOC128922666: protein MVNIKVETIKYIFQTSYSALKIRNLIDVTYGSSVALSNRWNMCCKQIQNYRCKRCYIEHKSFTHQILGLISLFYVQLNLLLNTSPGHKPELKRHCLGAFVTVYHHELEGKAVAVFLELPAPQLDVPLAAKTQKLKGEFF from the exons atggtcaacatcaaggtCGAAACCAttaaatac atatttcaaacctcatacagCGCGTTAAAGATACGCAACCTAATTGatgtcacttatggtagcagcgtagCACTTTCGaatcgatggaatatgtgctgcaagcaaatccagaactatagatgcaaacgctgctacatcgaacacaaatcatttacacaccagatattaggtttaatctcacttttttacgtgcaattaaaccttttgctcaACACAAGCCCGGGCCACAAGCCAGAACTGAAACGACATTgtttaggtgcttttgtaaccgtttatcatcatgagctagagggcaaagcagttgcagtatttttagaattaccggCCCCTCAGTTGgacgtgccattagcagctaaaactcagaaattaaagg gagaatttttttga
- the LOC105215212 gene encoding uncharacterized protein LOC105215212 isoform X2, which yields MNLKIFYARLCLNFLLIWSGNLVTLVNGKPAVTFLDGYVDTIDRDYIVPYQQPITDYHLSRLRRGYYYVEDGFITAIPESLLYANRRVDTVSSNGVAATTNGAKNKRTHGKRKKLFVPNLFG from the exons ATGAATTTGAAG ATATTCTACGCCCGACTCTGCCTGAATTTTCTTCTCATTTGGAGCGGTAATTTAGTTACCCTTGTGAATGGCAAGCCGGCTGTAACGTTCTTGGATGGATATGTAGACACAATTGACCGCGACTATATAGTACCCTATCAACAACCGATTACCGACTATCATCTGAGTCGTTTGCGTCGTGGGTACTACTACGTCGAAGACGGTTTTATAACTGCTATACCAGAGTCTTTATTATACGCCAATAGACGTGTGGATACCGTGTCATCTAACGGTGTTGCCGCTACTACGAATGGTGCTAAGAACAAACGAACGCATGGCAAGCGCAAGAAGTTGTTTGTGCCAAATTTATTCGGCTGA
- the LOC105215212 gene encoding uncharacterized protein LOC105215212 isoform X1 — protein sequence MSKERIRSKQPMQIFYARLCLNFLLIWSGNLVTLVNGKPAVTFLDGYVDTIDRDYIVPYQQPITDYHLSRLRRGYYYVEDGFITAIPESLLYANRRVDTVSSNGVAATTNGAKNKRTHGKRKKLFVPNLFG from the exons ATGTCTAAGGAGCGGATTAGAAGTAAACAACCTATGCAG ATATTCTACGCCCGACTCTGCCTGAATTTTCTTCTCATTTGGAGCGGTAATTTAGTTACCCTTGTGAATGGCAAGCCGGCTGTAACGTTCTTGGATGGATATGTAGACACAATTGACCGCGACTATATAGTACCCTATCAACAACCGATTACCGACTATCATCTGAGTCGTTTGCGTCGTGGGTACTACTACGTCGAAGACGGTTTTATAACTGCTATACCAGAGTCTTTATTATACGCCAATAGACGTGTGGATACCGTGTCATCTAACGGTGTTGCCGCTACTACGAATGGTGCTAAGAACAAACGAACGCATGGCAAGCGCAAGAAGTTGTTTGTGCCAAATTTATTCGGCTGA
- the LOC105215214 gene encoding uncharacterized protein LOC105215214, with protein MNFVNFWLCAGLLCLVGGQFAEAWMARGNYHNDAHPGKCVISDTIILSPGEKAKSPKSCSEVRCGSEQGHATIYGCGAVVPPEGCKWGDHVNIDAPFQECCARHLICDGGLTDENRLYQQHIWDMFSRSSKRMSMSRHVILEGVI; from the exons atgaattttgtCAACTTTTGGCTATGCGCAGGACTGCTATGTCTTGTTGGTGGACAATTTGCGGAGGCTTGGATGGCGCGTGGCAATTATCACAATGACG CACATCCGGGCAAATGCGTGATCAGTGATACGATCATTCTCTCACCCGGTGAGAAGGCGAAATCTCCCAAGTCTTGTTCGGAAGTTCGTTGTGGCAGTGAACAGGGTCATGCCACCATTTATGG TTGTGGCGCTGTTGTCCCACCAGAGGGTTGCAAATGGGGTGACCATGTGAATATAGATGCTCCCTTTCAGGAGTGTTGTGCTCGTCACTTGATCTGCGATGGTGGCTTGACGGATGAGAATCGCCTTTATCAACAACACATTTGGGACATGTTCTCACGCAGTTCGAAAAGAATGTCAATGAGTAGGCATGTAATACTCGAAGGTGttatttga
- the LOC105215216 gene encoding uncharacterized protein LOC105215216, translating into MNFVNFLLCAGLLCLVGGPLAEAWVSAGNYHNDAHPGKCVISDTLIISPGEKAKSPGSCSEIRCGSEKGHATIVGCGTVVPPEGCKWGDHVNIDAPFQECCARHLICDGGLTDENRLYQQHIWDMFSRSSKKADNE; encoded by the exons atgaattttgtCAACTTTTTACTATGCGCGGGACTGCTATGTCTTGTTGGTGGACCGTTGGCGGAGGCTTGGGTGTCGGCCGGCAATTATCACAATGACG CACATCCGGGCAAATGCGTGATCAGTGATACGCTCATTATCTCACCCGGTGAGAAAGCGAAATCTCCCGGATCTTGTTCGGAAATTCGATGTGGCAGTGAAAAGGGTCATGCCACCATTGTTGG TTGTGGTACTGTTGTCCCACCAGAGGGTTGCAAATGGGGTGACCATGTGAATATAGATGCTCCCTTTCAGGAGTGTTGTGCTCGTCACTTGATCTGCGATGGTGGCTTGACGGATGAGAATCGCCTTTATCAACAACACATTTGGGACATGTTCTCACGCAGTTCGAAAAAAGCTGACAATGAATAG
- the LOC105215219 gene encoding uncharacterized protein LOC105215219, with the protein MRQILLNVWNIIPLFGAFNAILAICVSDGCSTIKEINHESEQMELEKAFTMERSIKFDSLKPVYVAKTNIRVKRSDTAQNRSRRLKSNSVATSKVNLKRRRKKLFVPVICG; encoded by the exons ATGAGACAAATT CTGCTGAATGTTTGGAACATTATTCCCTTATTCGGCGCTTTTAATGCCATATTAGCGATTTGCGTTTCTGATGGTTGCTCAACCATTAAAGAGATAAACCACGAATCAGAACAAATGGAATTGGAGAAAGCTTTTACTATGGAGCGAAGCATTAAGTTTGACAGTCTGAAACCTGTGTACGTTGCTAAAACCAATATACGAGTTAAACGAAGCGATACTGCTCAAAATCGGAGTAGACGTCTCAAAAGCAATTCTGTGGCAACCAGTAAAGTTAACTTAAAACGACGCCGTAAGAAATTGTTTGTGCCAGTTATATGTGgttaa
- the LOC105215218 gene encoding uncharacterized protein LOC105215218, producing MRPSLVVAPEGCKWGDHVNIDAPFQECCARHLICDGGLTDENRLYQQHIWDMFSHSSKKAANE from the exons ATGCGACCATCTTTGG TTGTGGCGCCAGAGGGTTGCAAATGGGGTGACCATGTGAATATAGATGCTCCTTTTCAGGAGTGTTGTGCTCGTCACTTGATCTGCGATGGTGGCTTGACGGATGAGAATCGCCTTTATCAACAACACATTTGGGACATGTTCTCACACAGTTCGAAAAAAGCTGCCAATGAGTAG